A window of Nicotiana tabacum cultivar K326 chromosome 24, ASM71507v2, whole genome shotgun sequence contains these coding sequences:
- the LOC107814317 gene encoding uncharacterized protein LOC107814317 isoform X1 → MENRLKELSMEDSDEEPPLAVEINDAVNSSQLAENPELPPVGVTVITGYLGSGKSTLINYILKEQHGKRIAVILNEFGEEIGVERAMINEGEEGGLVEEWVELANGCICCTVKHSLVQALEQLVQRKERLDHILLETTGLANPAPLASVLWLDDQLESDVRLDSIITVVDAKNLRYQLKPNPNSSSFPEAYLQIAFADVIILNKVDLVSQDDSGAMLQELEKEIRDINSLANIIHSVRCQIDLSKILNCQAYDPTHAAHLEALLQENKSLTTKGLHDSEVRTLCICDTQQIDLDKVRTWLEELLWDKKYGMDVYRCKGILRVKNSDHLHTLQGVREIYEIVPSRRWRNEEIQMNKIVFIGRFLNEQILLDSLQTC, encoded by the exons atggaaaatcgaCTGAAGGAGCTGAGCATGGAGGATTCCGACGAAGAACCGCCACTCGCCGTCGAAATCAACGACGCCGTCAACTCCAGTCAACTGGCGGAAAACCCCGAGCTTCCTCCGGTCGGCGTCACCGTCATCACCGGTTATCTTGGTTCTGGAAAATCCACC TTGATAAATTATATACTGAAAGAGCAACATGGGAAGAGAATAGCAGTGATACTGAATGAATTTGGGGAGGAGATAGGAGTCGAGAGAGCTATGATAAATGAAGGGGAAGAAGGCGGTCTTGTGGAAGAATGGGTAGAGCTTGCAAATGGATGTATTTGTTGTACTGTGAAGCATAGTTTGGTTCAAGCATTGGAGCAGCTTGTTCAGAGAAAAGAGAG ACTTGACCATATATTGCTAGAGACTACTGGTTTGGCAAACCCTGCCCCTCTTGCATCCGTGCTTTGGTTGGATGATCAGCTGGAATCAGATGTTAGGCTTGACTCGATTATTACT GTTGTAGATGCAAAAAACCTTCGGTATCAGCTAAAACCAAATCCTAACTCCTCTTCATTTCCTGAAGCTTACTTACAAATAGCATTTGCG GATGTTATCATTCTTAACAAGGTTGATCTAGTTTCTCAAGACGACTCAGGAGCAATGCTACAGGAACTGGAGAAGGAAATCCGTGATATTAATTCCCTTGCCAATATTATTCATTCTGTTCGTTGCCAAATTGATTTGTCAAAGATATTAAACTGCCAGGCATATGATCCTACT CATGCTGCTCATCTGGAAGCATTGTTGCAAGAGAACAAATCTCTAACTACTAAAGGCCTTCATGACAGTGAAGTCAGAACATTGTGCATCTGTGATACGCAGCAGATTGACCTGGATaag GTTCGCACATGGCTTGAGGAACTCCTTTGGGATAAAAAGTATGGCATGGATGTTTATCGTTGCAAGGGAATTTTAAGAGTCAAAAACTCGGATCACCTCCACACTTTACAG GGTGTGAGAGAAATATATGAAATTGTTCCAAGTCGCAGATGGAGAAATGAAGAGATTCAGATGAATAAAATAGTATTCATAG GTCGGTTTCTGAATGAACAGATCCTTTTGGACTCCTTACAAACTTGTTGA
- the LOC107814317 gene encoding uncharacterized protein LOC107814317 isoform X2: MENRLKELSMEDSDEEPPLAVEINDAVNSSQLAENPELPPVGVTVITGYLGSGKSTLINYILKEQHGKRIAVILNEFGEEIGVERAMINEGEEGGLVEEWVELANGCICCTVKHSLVQALEQLVQRKERLDHILLETTGLANPAPLASVLWLDDQLESDVRLDSIITVVDAKNLRYQLKPNPNSSSFPEAYLQIAFADVIILNKVDLVSQDDSGAMLQELEKEIRDINSLANIIHSVRCQIDLSKILNCQAYDPTHAAHLEALLQENKSLTTKGLHDSEVRTLCICDTQQIDLDKVRTWLEELLWDKKYGMDVYRCKGILRVKNSDHLHTLQVVLFSVELGSSNFPYVWWNIISKDISMQMCVIYI, translated from the exons atggaaaatcgaCTGAAGGAGCTGAGCATGGAGGATTCCGACGAAGAACCGCCACTCGCCGTCGAAATCAACGACGCCGTCAACTCCAGTCAACTGGCGGAAAACCCCGAGCTTCCTCCGGTCGGCGTCACCGTCATCACCGGTTATCTTGGTTCTGGAAAATCCACC TTGATAAATTATATACTGAAAGAGCAACATGGGAAGAGAATAGCAGTGATACTGAATGAATTTGGGGAGGAGATAGGAGTCGAGAGAGCTATGATAAATGAAGGGGAAGAAGGCGGTCTTGTGGAAGAATGGGTAGAGCTTGCAAATGGATGTATTTGTTGTACTGTGAAGCATAGTTTGGTTCAAGCATTGGAGCAGCTTGTTCAGAGAAAAGAGAG ACTTGACCATATATTGCTAGAGACTACTGGTTTGGCAAACCCTGCCCCTCTTGCATCCGTGCTTTGGTTGGATGATCAGCTGGAATCAGATGTTAGGCTTGACTCGATTATTACT GTTGTAGATGCAAAAAACCTTCGGTATCAGCTAAAACCAAATCCTAACTCCTCTTCATTTCCTGAAGCTTACTTACAAATAGCATTTGCG GATGTTATCATTCTTAACAAGGTTGATCTAGTTTCTCAAGACGACTCAGGAGCAATGCTACAGGAACTGGAGAAGGAAATCCGTGATATTAATTCCCTTGCCAATATTATTCATTCTGTTCGTTGCCAAATTGATTTGTCAAAGATATTAAACTGCCAGGCATATGATCCTACT CATGCTGCTCATCTGGAAGCATTGTTGCAAGAGAACAAATCTCTAACTACTAAAGGCCTTCATGACAGTGAAGTCAGAACATTGTGCATCTGTGATACGCAGCAGATTGACCTGGATaag GTTCGCACATGGCTTGAGGAACTCCTTTGGGATAAAAAGTATGGCATGGATGTTTATCGTTGCAAGGGAATTTTAAGAGTCAAAAACTCGGATCACCTCCACACTTTACAG GTGGTTCTCTTTTCGGTGGAACTTGGAAGTTCGAATTTTCCTTACGTTTGGTGGAATATTATTTCCAAAGACATCTCCATGCAGATGTGTGTCATTTACATTTAA